One Dromiciops gliroides isolate mDroGli1 chromosome 3, mDroGli1.pri, whole genome shotgun sequence DNA segment encodes these proteins:
- the SMPD1 gene encoding sphingomyelin phosphodiesterase, which yields MQPHWGFCGWNLGDPPGGLAWGRRPLTMRKARPLGSIWMGLALGSFLALYCLTEARPEPGRGDSQWLREILPGLGVEFGLQNISCSVCKALFTAIDIGLKMEPNVARVGLIATVVCKQLNLAPPNVCQSIIKLYESDIVEIWTHSVLNPSEACGLLLGSSCGHWDIFSAWNISLPAVPKPPHHPPAPPAPGAPISRVLFLTDLHWDHDYMEGADPNCPDPLCCRKGSGLPSSSQPGAGYWGEYSKCDLPLRTLESLLAGIDAAGPFDMVYWTGDIPAHDVWSQTRPDQLRALTTITNLVKKYLGPVPVYPAVGNHESTPVNSFPPPYVHGNHSSRWLYDAMATAWESWLPRNALHTLRTGGFYALSPRPGLRLISLNMNFCARENFWLLINSTDPAGQLQWLVGELQAAEDRGEKVHIIGHIPPGHCLKSWSWNYYRIVGRYESTIAAQFFGHTHVDEFEIFYDEETLSRPLAVAFLAPSATTYVNLNPGYRVYLIDGNYPESSHVVLDHETYILNLTLANAPGATPKWELLYRAQETYGLPNALPDAWHDLVYRMRGNEELFQTFWYLYHKGHPPVEPCEGACRLATLCALLSARSDSPALCRHLVPDLPLPHTGRLWQRFAFC from the exons ATGCAGCCACACTGGGGCTTTTGTGGATGGAACTTGGGGGATCCCCCCGGGGGGTTGGCCTGGGGTCGGAGACCTCTCACAATGAGAAAAGCCAGGCCTCTGGGGAGCATTTGGATGGGCTTGGCCCTGGGTAGCTTCCTGGCTCTCTACTGCTTGACTGAGGCCAGACCAGAGCCTGGCAGAGGGGACTCCCAATGGCTACGGGAAATCCTGCCTGGGCTTGGTGTTGAATTTGGGCTGCAGAACATCAGCTGCTCAGTCTGCAAGGCCCTGTTCACTGCCATCGACATTGGACTGAAG ATGGAACCCAATGTGGCCCGAGTGGGACTCATAGCCACTGTTGTGTGTAAACAGCTGAACTTGGCACCGCCCAACGTGTGCCAGTCTATTATCAAGCTTTATGAGAGTGATATAGTGGAGATATGGACACACTCAGTGCTGAACCCATCTGAAGCCTGTGGGTTGCTTCTAGGTTCTTCCTGTGGACACTGGGATATCTTCTCAGCCTGGAATATCTCCTTGCCTGCTGTGCCCAAGCCCCCACACCATCCTCCTGCTCCCCCAGCACCTGGTGCCCCCATCAGCCGTGTGCTCTTCCTCACAGACCTACACTGGGATCACGACTACATGGAGGGTGCGGATCCTAACTGTCCTGACCCCCTGTGTTGCCGAAAAGGCTCAGGTTTGCCATCTTCCTCCCAGCCTGGTGCAGGCTACTGGGGTGAATACAGCAAGTGTGACCTGCCGCTGAGGACCTTAGAGAGCCTGCTAGCAGGGATAGACGCTGCCGGCCCCTTCGACATGGTCTACTGGACAGGAGACATCCCTGCCCATGATGTCTGGAGTCAGACCCGCCCTGACCAACTACGGGCACTGACTACCATCACCAACCTTGTCAAGAAGTACCTGGGGCCTGTGCCTGTCTATCCAGCTGTAGGCAACCACGAGAGTACCCCAGTCAACAGCTTCCCTCCCCCCTATGTGCATGGGAACCACTCCTCCCGCTGGCTTTATGATGCTATGGCAACAGCCTGGGAATCTTGGCTCCCCCGAAATGCCCTCCATACTCTCAG GACTGGGGGGTTCTATGCCCTCTCACCTAGGCCAGGTCTCCGTCTAATTTCCCTCAACATGAACTTCTGTGCCCGGGAAAACTTCTGGCTGCTCATCAATTCCACAGATCCTGCAGGGCAGCTGCAATGGCTGGTGGGAGAACTGCAGGCTGCCGAGGACCGAGGAGAGAAG GTACATATCATTGGTCACATCCCCCCTGGACACTGTCTGAAGAGCTGGAGCTGGAATTACTATCGAATTGTGGGCAG GTATGAAAGCACCATAGCTGCTCAGTTCTTTGGTCACACCCATGTGGATGAGTTTGAGATTTTCTATGATGAGGAAACCCTGAGCCGACCCTTGGCTGTGGCCTTCCTGGCTCCCAGTGCCACCACCTATGTGAACCTTAACCCTG GTTATCGAGTCTACCTAATTGATGGCAACTACCCAGAAAGTTCCCATGTGGTCCTGGACCATGAAACCTATATTCTGAACTTGACACTGGCCAATGCTCCCGGGGCCACCCCCAAGTGGGAGCTCCTCTATCGGGCCCAAGAAACCTATGGGCTTCCTAATGCCCTGCCAGATGCCTGGCATGACCTAGTATACCGCATGAGGGGGAATGAAGAGCTTTTCCAGACCTTCTGGTACCTGTACCACAAGGGTCACCCTCCTGTAGAACCCTGTGAGGGTGCCTGCCGTCTTGCTACCCTCTGTGCCTTGCTCTCTGCCCGCTCAGACAGCCCTGCTCTCTGCCGCCATCTGGTACCAGATCTGCCCTTACCCCACACTGGACGTCTCTGGCAGAGGTTTGCATTTTGCTAG